In Leptospira stimsonii, a single window of DNA contains:
- a CDS encoding glycosyltransferase family 4 protein has translation MSVENFLTKRNRPVKIGLDARMIAHSGIGMRIRGILKNIGPLAEKENIQIYLFGNRETIQEEGISCHDFSSWEKEGTNIATSDSRLKKKETDSFPVISYDVPIYSLREFFGHPLMKEMNLLDIPHFNAPLRYLSKSIVTIHDIIPFRMKEFHSSFAKRIYLQVIFRLIRAFSKKVVSVSEYTAKDIESVFHFSKDKIQVIPNGIDETVFFPATSEEKKKFLKKYKLKEGYLLSVGIGKGHKNLNFVLNILKLFWDSKALKSNWVLGGASGKIPEYLKFDVEGYESRILPMQKLSLEELRCLYSCAGVLIFPSKYEGFGFPPLEAQACGCPVFSSNATAMPEMLQESVLYFSPDQPKELEILLNRFIKSPKEISSLIPKGNKNVKKFSWKIAAEKTLENYKVFC, from the coding sequence ATGAGCGTTGAGAATTTCCTGACAAAACGAAATCGACCCGTAAAGATCGGGTTAGACGCCCGTATGATTGCGCATTCCGGCATCGGGATGAGAATTCGAGGGATCTTAAAGAACATCGGACCTTTAGCCGAGAAAGAGAACATTCAAATCTACCTTTTTGGAAATCGAGAAACAATCCAAGAGGAAGGAATTTCCTGCCATGATTTTTCAAGTTGGGAGAAAGAGGGAACGAACATCGCAACCTCCGACTCTCGACTCAAAAAAAAAGAAACCGATTCTTTTCCAGTAATTTCCTATGATGTTCCGATCTATTCTTTGAGGGAATTTTTCGGACATCCTTTGATGAAAGAAATGAATCTCCTGGACATTCCTCATTTTAACGCACCTCTCCGTTATCTTTCGAAATCGATCGTTACGATTCACGATATCATTCCTTTTCGTATGAAAGAATTTCATTCGAGTTTCGCAAAAAGAATTTATTTACAAGTTATCTTTCGATTGATTCGGGCCTTTTCAAAAAAGGTCGTTTCCGTTTCGGAATACACGGCGAAGGATATAGAATCCGTTTTTCATTTTTCGAAAGATAAGATTCAAGTGATCCCGAATGGAATCGATGAAACCGTTTTTTTTCCGGCGACTTCCGAGGAGAAAAAGAAATTCTTAAAAAAATACAAACTCAAAGAAGGATATTTGCTGAGCGTTGGAATCGGGAAAGGTCACAAGAATCTAAACTTTGTCTTAAACATTTTAAAATTGTTTTGGGACTCGAAAGCTCTAAAATCAAACTGGGTCCTTGGCGGAGCCTCGGGAAAAATTCCCGAATATCTAAAGTTCGACGTTGAAGGTTATGAAAGTAGAATTCTCCCTATGCAAAAACTTTCCTTAGAGGAACTTCGTTGTCTTTATTCTTGCGCGGGTGTTCTGATCTTTCCTTCCAAATACGAAGGTTTTGGATTTCCTCCGCTGGAAGCGCAAGCTTGCGGTTGCCCCGTCTTTTCTTCTAACGCGACGGCTATGCCCGAGATGTTGCAAGAGAGCGTTCTTTATTTTTCTCCGGATCAACCGAAAGAATTGGAAATTCTTCTAAATCGTTTTATAAAAAGTCCGAAAGAAATAAGTTCTCTGATTCCAAAAGGAAATAAGAATGTAAAGAAATTTTCCTGGAAAATCGCCGCGGAAAAAACATTAGAAAATTATAAAGTATTTTGTTAG
- the folE gene encoding GTP cyclohydrolase I FolE → MEEEVVKILKAIGEDPNREGLRDTPKRVSKAYDFLTSGYRADITTIVNGAIFDEPTEGMVLVRDIEMYSLCEHHLLPFYGRAHVAYLPNKKIIGISKIPRIVDVFARRLQVQERLTEQIAYAIQEVLDPQGVAVVIKAKHLCMMMRGVEKQNSELFTSCMLGAFKDNMVTRSEFLDLIRTGST, encoded by the coding sequence TTGGAAGAAGAAGTTGTAAAAATTCTAAAAGCGATCGGCGAGGATCCGAACAGGGAAGGGCTTCGAGATACTCCGAAAAGAGTTTCAAAAGCCTATGATTTTTTGACCTCGGGTTACCGCGCCGATATCACAACCATCGTAAACGGGGCGATCTTTGACGAGCCCACGGAAGGGATGGTACTTGTAAGAGATATCGAAATGTACTCACTCTGTGAACATCACCTCTTACCCTTTTATGGAAGAGCACATGTCGCTTATCTTCCGAATAAAAAGATCATCGGGATCAGTAAAATCCCGAGAATCGTGGATGTCTTCGCGAGAAGACTTCAGGTGCAGGAACGACTCACCGAACAAATTGCATACGCCATTCAAGAGGTTCTTGATCCGCAAGGTGTCGCAGTTGTGATCAAAGCAAAACATCTTTGTATGATGATGCGTGGAGTCGAAAAACAAAACTCGGAACTTTTCACGTCATGTATGTTAGGAGCGTTCAAAGACAATATGGTCACACGTTCCGAATTCTTAGATTTAATCCGAACCGGTTCCACCTAA
- the acs gene encoding acetate--CoA ligase, with protein MAKERIVPPSADFKKKANLSLKDYKSLYKESIENPNKFWGREANRLTWFKKWSKVLSHDFKNAKVEWFKGGKLNVSYNCLDRYIDTPHKNKAALIWEGDSPSESRVLTYYDLYREVNRFANVLKKYGVKKGDRVLVYLPMIPELAITILACSRIGAIHSVVFGGFSPEALQSRIDDCKPKLIVTADGGYRGGKPVELKKNVDVAISAAKEKVKNVIVVRRTGNESGLVWKDGQDHWYHFLMNDPDLPEYCKPEPMDAEDPLFILYTSGSTGKPKGVLHTTGGYLLGANLSFHYVFDIKPEDTYWCTADIGWVTGHSYLVYGPLSNGASSVMFEGVPSYPDAGRFWDVIDKYGVNVFYTAPTAIRALMREGLEPIKKRNLSSLRLLGSVGEPINPEAWEWYYKNIGKSRCPIVDTWWQTETGSIMITALPGAIPQKPGSATLPFFGVQPVLVDNEGKELTDKGEVSGNLCIKGPWPSIMRGVYGDSKRFFDTYFSQFKGYYFTGDGARRDKDGYYWITGRVDDVINVSGHRIGSAEVESALVENKSVAEAAVVGFPHDIKGQGIYAYVTVKEGVITNDELKKELVATVEKVIGKIARPDVIHWAPGLPKTRSGKIMRRILRKIASAEFEGLGDTSTLADPSVVQKLIDDKKEFHS; from the coding sequence ATGGCAAAAGAACGGATCGTTCCCCCGTCGGCAGATTTCAAAAAAAAAGCTAACCTCAGTCTCAAAGATTATAAATCACTCTATAAAGAATCGATCGAAAACCCGAACAAGTTTTGGGGAAGAGAAGCCAACCGTCTTACTTGGTTCAAGAAGTGGAGCAAGGTTCTCAGTCACGATTTTAAAAACGCAAAAGTAGAATGGTTCAAGGGTGGCAAACTCAACGTTTCCTACAATTGTCTAGACCGGTATATCGATACTCCTCACAAAAACAAAGCCGCCTTGATCTGGGAAGGGGACAGTCCTTCCGAATCCAGAGTTCTTACGTATTACGATCTTTACAGAGAAGTGAATCGTTTCGCAAACGTTTTGAAAAAGTATGGAGTGAAAAAGGGAGATCGAGTTTTGGTTTATCTTCCGATGATTCCGGAATTAGCCATTACGATTCTTGCATGTTCTCGTATCGGTGCGATTCATTCCGTCGTATTCGGAGGTTTTTCACCGGAAGCCCTTCAGAGTAGAATCGACGACTGCAAACCGAAATTGATCGTGACCGCCGACGGAGGTTATCGTGGCGGAAAGCCGGTGGAACTCAAAAAGAATGTGGATGTCGCGATCAGCGCCGCAAAGGAAAAGGTAAAGAACGTAATCGTGGTTCGAAGAACCGGAAATGAATCCGGTCTGGTTTGGAAAGACGGCCAAGACCACTGGTATCATTTTTTGATGAACGATCCGGACCTACCCGAATATTGTAAACCGGAGCCGATGGACGCGGAAGATCCTCTCTTTATTCTTTATACCTCGGGATCCACTGGAAAGCCGAAAGGAGTTTTGCATACTACGGGCGGTTATCTTCTCGGCGCGAATCTATCCTTTCATTATGTATTCGATATCAAACCAGAGGATACGTATTGGTGTACTGCGGATATCGGATGGGTGACCGGTCATTCTTATCTTGTTTATGGACCACTTTCCAACGGAGCGTCTTCCGTGATGTTCGAAGGAGTTCCTTCTTATCCGGATGCGGGAAGATTTTGGGACGTGATCGACAAATATGGAGTGAACGTTTTTTACACGGCTCCGACTGCAATTCGTGCCTTGATGAGAGAAGGATTGGAGCCTATTAAAAAAAGAAATCTGAGCTCACTTCGTCTCCTCGGTTCCGTAGGGGAGCCGATCAATCCGGAAGCTTGGGAATGGTATTATAAGAATATCGGAAAGAGTCGTTGTCCGATTGTGGACACTTGGTGGCAAACGGAGACCGGGTCGATCATGATCACCGCGCTTCCCGGAGCCATTCCTCAAAAACCCGGATCGGCGACTTTGCCGTTCTTCGGAGTGCAACCGGTTCTTGTAGACAACGAAGGAAAGGAACTCACAGACAAAGGAGAAGTTTCCGGAAATCTTTGTATCAAAGGTCCTTGGCCTTCGATCATGCGAGGTGTTTACGGAGATTCCAAGAGATTCTTCGATACGTATTTTTCCCAATTCAAAGGTTACTATTTTACCGGCGACGGAGCGAGAAGAGACAAAGACGGTTACTATTGGATCACGGGAAGAGTGGACGACGTGATCAACGTTTCCGGTCATAGAATCGGAAGCGCGGAAGTTGAAAGCGCTCTTGTTGAAAACAAATCCGTAGCCGAAGCCGCAGTGGTAGGATTTCCTCACGATATCAAGGGTCAGGGAATTTACGCATACGTCACCGTGAAAGAAGGCGTTATCACAAACGACGAACTCAAAAAAGAACTCGTAGCGACAGTCGAAAAAGTCATTGGGAAAATCGCGAGGCCGGACGTAATTCATTGGGCGCCCGGACTTCCGAAAACACGCTCTGGAAAAATTATGAGAAGAATATTGAGAAAGATTGCTTCCGCAGAATTTGAGGGACTCGGAGACACTTCGACTCTCGCAGATCCGTCCGTAGTACAGAAGTTAATCGACGATAAAAAAGAATTCCATAGCTAA
- a CDS encoding cobalamin-binding protein, giving the protein MIGPKRIICLTEETTELFYLLGEQDRIVGISAYTVRPLRAKTEKPKVSAFINGNVKKIKDLKPDLVIGFSDIQANLAKELISEGLNVLVTNQRSITEILEAMLLFGSIIGKTKETEVLIEGWKKKLERIQMENRTENPPRVFFQEWDEPIITGISWVGELIEIAGGQDCFDDLRNKSMASERIVSSQEVAKKNPDIYLGSWCGKPVNFDWVQTHPDWQNTNAIQNQKIFELDPSIVLQPGPALFEEGIDQLVRYIHS; this is encoded by the coding sequence CTGATCGGACCGAAAAGAATCATCTGCCTTACTGAAGAAACGACTGAGTTATTTTATCTTTTGGGGGAACAAGATCGTATCGTCGGAATCTCGGCGTATACGGTCCGCCCTCTTCGTGCGAAGACGGAAAAACCAAAAGTCTCGGCTTTTATCAATGGAAACGTCAAGAAGATAAAGGATCTAAAACCCGACCTCGTGATTGGATTCTCCGATATACAAGCGAATCTCGCGAAAGAGTTAATATCGGAAGGATTGAATGTACTTGTCACGAATCAAAGATCGATAACCGAAATTTTGGAAGCGATGCTTTTGTTCGGATCCATCATTGGGAAAACAAAAGAGACCGAAGTTTTGATCGAAGGTTGGAAAAAGAAGTTAGAAAGAATCCAAATGGAGAATCGAACGGAAAACCCTCCGCGTGTATTTTTTCAAGAATGGGATGAGCCGATCATCACTGGAATTTCTTGGGTCGGGGAATTGATCGAAATCGCCGGAGGACAAGATTGTTTTGACGATCTCAGAAATAAATCCATGGCGAGTGAAAGAATCGTTTCTTCGCAAGAGGTCGCAAAAAAGAATCCGGATATTTACCTCGGTTCCTGGTGCGGAAAACCGGTAAACTTTGATTGGGTCCAAACCCATCCTGACTGGCAGAATACGAACGCGATTCAAAATCAAAAAATTTTTGAATTAGATCCTTCGATCGTTCTTCAGCCTGGGCCAGCCCTTTTTGAAGAAGGGATCGATCAACTTGTAAGATACATTCATTCTTAG
- a CDS encoding bifunctional helix-turn-helix domain-containing protein/methylated-DNA--[protein]-cysteine S-methyltransferase — translation MDHYKKIATAIQFIQENSTSQPELEEIAKSVNLSPFHFQRIFTEWAGVSPKQFLQYLTLQSAKTILSKPQSTLFDAAFETGLSGTSRLHDLFVKIEGMTPGEYKNGGEKLTIRYSFQNGIFGDYLIASTEKGICNLYFYDVPKEEVLSELKEQWDQAKLIQKTDENQERVVRFFKKTLDQKEKIKLHLKGTDFQIKVWEALLKIPEGQLSSYSKLATSIDQENASRAVGSAIGKNPIGYLIPCHRVIKNTGGIGEYRWGSERKMAMIGWEVSKTNSLSA, via the coding sequence ATGGATCACTACAAAAAAATCGCAACGGCCATTCAATTTATTCAAGAGAACTCCACGTCACAACCCGAACTGGAAGAGATCGCAAAATCCGTAAATTTGAGCCCCTTTCATTTTCAAAGAATTTTTACGGAATGGGCAGGCGTAAGCCCGAAACAATTCCTTCAATACCTAACGCTCCAAAGTGCAAAAACGATTCTTTCCAAACCGCAGTCAACCTTGTTCGATGCCGCCTTTGAGACCGGACTTTCCGGAACGAGTCGACTTCACGATTTATTCGTGAAGATCGAAGGAATGACTCCCGGCGAATACAAAAACGGTGGGGAAAAACTTACGATTCGTTACAGTTTTCAAAATGGGATTTTCGGCGATTACTTGATCGCTTCCACAGAAAAAGGAATTTGTAATTTATACTTTTATGATGTTCCAAAGGAGGAAGTTTTATCCGAATTGAAGGAACAATGGGACCAGGCTAAATTGATACAAAAAACGGACGAAAACCAAGAGAGGGTCGTTCGTTTTTTCAAGAAGACATTGGATCAAAAAGAAAAAATCAAACTTCACCTAAAAGGAACCGATTTTCAGATCAAAGTCTGGGAAGCTCTTTTAAAAATCCCGGAAGGACAATTGTCCTCCTATTCAAAGCTTGCAACTTCCATCGATCAAGAAAACGCTTCGAGAGCGGTAGGATCCGCAATCGGTAAGAATCCGATCGGTTATTTGATTCCGTGTCATCGCGTGATTAAGAATACGGGTGGAATCGGAGAATACAGATGGGGTTCTGAAAGAAAGATGGCTATGATCGGATGGGAAGTCAGTAAAACGAATTCACTTTCCGCTTGA
- a CDS encoding alpha/beta hydrolase, translating into MKRLTGIILILGLFFCKQNSKSFQEETLEPLFETLLILSYPYLIDTCAITPVGYYGPIPPISQGYGSRGPNAVSVVALPNPSAPRNVCVYYPSGQTTKAPVLFLLHGFSSPSAEAYFPLIDFFVSKGYVVVFPIYISDRRDPTENYKFMLDGINFAVEQFANIIDTTRVGYMGHSYGGGATPYLAHQGIIQKGWGSNGSFIFLLAPWYSFSINNTQLAQFTNSTKMIAQIYDNDDEVDNRMAIDIFTHIGITNSEKDFEIVYSDTNSGYSLNADHYTPIKNTIIGLGSLDTLDYFGIWRQLDALADYSFHNSATAKDIALGNGSTNQILMGTYPNGGAVKKMSVSDSPTALHPENFFIHPFSNSLNPRF; encoded by the coding sequence ATGAAACGTTTGACGGGAATCATTCTTATACTCGGGCTTTTCTTTTGTAAACAGAATTCAAAAAGTTTTCAGGAAGAAACTTTGGAACCACTTTTTGAAACGCTTCTGATTCTAAGTTATCCTTATCTGATCGATACATGTGCGATCACACCGGTCGGATATTACGGACCGATTCCTCCTATTTCGCAAGGTTATGGCTCACGCGGACCCAACGCAGTCTCCGTCGTTGCTCTGCCGAATCCGAGCGCACCTCGTAATGTCTGTGTTTACTATCCAAGCGGTCAAACGACAAAGGCGCCGGTACTATTTTTACTCCATGGTTTTAGTTCTCCGTCCGCAGAAGCTTATTTTCCTCTCATTGATTTTTTTGTTTCAAAAGGGTATGTGGTCGTATTTCCGATTTATATCTCCGATCGAAGGGATCCGACCGAAAATTATAAGTTTATGTTGGACGGAATCAATTTTGCAGTGGAGCAGTTCGCAAATATCATTGATACAACTCGAGTGGGCTATATGGGACATTCATATGGAGGCGGTGCTACACCGTATCTCGCGCACCAAGGGATTATCCAGAAAGGATGGGGAAGTAACGGTTCCTTTATTTTTCTTTTGGCTCCTTGGTATTCTTTTTCGATCAATAACACACAACTCGCTCAGTTTACGAATTCCACGAAGATGATTGCGCAAATTTACGATAATGACGATGAAGTAGATAACCGAATGGCGATCGATATCTTTACTCATATCGGAATCACCAATTCGGAGAAGGATTTTGAAATCGTCTATTCCGATACAAACAGCGGTTATTCGCTCAATGCGGACCATTATACTCCAATTAAGAATACGATCATCGGACTTGGTTCACTAGATACTTTAGATTACTTTGGAATCTGGAGACAACTGGACGCGTTAGCTGATTATAGCTTCCATAATTCGGCAACAGCCAAAGATATTGCCTTAGGCAATGGATCAACGAATCAGATTTTGATGGGCACGTATCCTAATGGTGGGGCTGTAAAAAAAATGTCCGTTTCCGATTCTCCAACGGCCTTACATCCCGAAAACTTTTTCATCCATCCCTTTTCTAATTCTCTAAATCCAAGATTTTAG
- a CDS encoding methyl-accepting chemotaxis protein, with translation MSKQSIESIRKKGEALTYYSRIGIMVMMLFSLVSSYKTLHPQILINHTAAAGFMCIYTLVGFALYKKYDVSPWAHKLFVIFDTLLLSGTILVDGMVSAEIIAPVLKNAILYTVYYFIIAYSGLLGKPGFVLVTGLFCASGYGLGLVNAAIHGLQFSENNTINAAPGFIKLSSEITKIIFMFAVSFILYRLMTLFDNLYREAATYYKENKDVLSRLENNRKIIHSSAETLEISVSNFSEFTSLTSSKMESQAASLEEVNAVITSLSTSSENNVESIRTQNENLIELNQKSQALQEIITKISELSKNLETIANESKIEMQIVKNSVEKTDTFLKNISNSFQRVDEINRILGEIADKTNLLSLNASIEAARAGVAGRGFSVVAQEVSKLADFTASNAKMISKVVHDSLQYIEEANNSSRDTGYLTEGQSLKINGTVSSIEEMTKLYEQGTKIVQDFAKSLSKVKTLSDELFHSTHEQMIGQKEMMKAMFALEKEINEITRESGKIQDGVLSIKTQSKDLKALSVV, from the coding sequence ATGTCCAAGCAGTCTATTGAATCAATCCGCAAAAAGGGAGAAGCGCTTACCTACTATTCGCGAATTGGAATTATGGTAATGATGCTTTTTTCGCTTGTCTCGAGTTATAAAACGTTGCATCCGCAGATTCTGATCAACCATACGGCCGCGGCCGGTTTTATGTGTATTTATACTCTCGTTGGATTTGCTTTATATAAAAAATACGACGTGAGTCCTTGGGCACATAAGCTCTTCGTGATTTTCGATACTCTTCTTTTAAGCGGAACGATCTTGGTGGACGGAATGGTTTCGGCGGAAATTATCGCTCCCGTTCTAAAAAATGCGATTCTTTATACCGTTTATTATTTCATAATCGCCTATTCGGGGTTACTCGGGAAGCCGGGATTCGTTTTGGTGACCGGTTTGTTTTGTGCGTCCGGTTACGGGTTGGGATTAGTCAACGCGGCGATACATGGACTTCAGTTTTCGGAAAACAATACGATCAACGCGGCTCCGGGCTTTATAAAACTGAGTTCGGAAATTACAAAGATCATTTTTATGTTCGCGGTCAGCTTTATTCTTTATCGTTTGATGACTCTTTTTGATAATCTTTATCGGGAAGCCGCCACTTATTATAAGGAAAACAAAGACGTTCTTTCCCGATTGGAGAATAATAGAAAGATCATTCATTCTTCTGCGGAAACTCTGGAAATCTCCGTTTCCAATTTTTCAGAGTTTACGAGTTTAACGAGTTCCAAGATGGAATCGCAAGCGGCTTCCTTAGAGGAAGTAAACGCGGTAATCACGTCACTCTCCACTTCTTCGGAGAACAATGTGGAGTCCATTCGTACTCAGAACGAGAATTTGATCGAATTGAATCAGAAATCGCAGGCGCTTCAGGAAATCATTACTAAGATTTCCGAGCTTTCTAAGAATTTGGAAACAATCGCGAACGAAAGCAAAATCGAAATGCAAATCGTTAAGAATTCCGTTGAAAAAACGGATACATTTTTAAAGAACATTTCGAATTCATTTCAAAGAGTCGATGAAATCAATCGTATCTTGGGAGAGATCGCGGACAAAACAAATCTTCTTTCTCTGAATGCTTCGATTGAAGCCGCAAGAGCTGGAGTGGCCGGACGAGGATTTTCCGTAGTCGCGCAAGAAGTGAGTAAACTTGCAGACTTCACCGCTTCCAATGCCAAGATGATTTCCAAAGTAGTTCATGATTCGCTTCAATATATCGAGGAAGCAAACAATTCCTCAAGAGATACGGGTTATCTAACCGAGGGACAAAGTCTCAAAATCAACGGCACTGTTTCCAGCATCGAAGAGATGACAAAACTGTATGAACAAGGGACAAAGATCGTGCAGGATTTTGCGAAGAGCCTGAGCAAAGTGAAAACGCTTTCAGACGAACTCTTCCATTCTACGCACGAGCAGATGATCGGACAAAAAGAGATGATGAAGGCTATGTTTGCTCTTGAGAAGGAGATCAATGAGATTACTCGAGAATCAGGTAAGATCCAAGACGGTGTATTGAGCATTAAAACACAATCTAAGGACCTTAAGGCCTTGAGTGTGGTTTGA
- a CDS encoding methyl-accepting chemotaxis protein, producing the protein MSQSSLDLIQKNGAVLINRIRLGLVILFTFSILGALKVFDPTQLIIHSSGTLAMWIYCIGIFIWNRFGEVPKWVHKTSVIFDSIILSSTLIFDAMISPQVASGVMKNVILFFIYFYINIYAGLLGEKKFVILVGFLGALGSTIALTVAVLFGVELSEDPNLANKPGMLTTSVEMIKIVFVFVAGIILSQLMNLFMKLADQAVKLSEESRGFLARLESNQKAIHISAESLENSIQNFAEFINTTGEKMESQAASLEEVNAVIEELSAASQSTSGSIETQNRSLVDLNQKSKNLGEIIESIAQFSKDLGSYANENKVDMDNVSEAAGKTTHFLKNIANSFNKVDEINQIMGEIADKTNLLALNASIEAARAGAAGRGFAVVANEVSKLAEFTSENAKNISEIVKQSREFIGEANKASNDTGDLTNRQKQKISETVSRIEEMGKLYQEQRRIIQDFVSEVERIKQLSGEIFESTKEQMVGQEEMVKTMVHLEKEINQINQESGKLQIEVEKIRTQSLELKNLSTA; encoded by the coding sequence ATGAGTCAATCTTCTCTCGATCTCATTCAAAAGAATGGGGCCGTCCTAATCAATCGTATTCGCCTTGGTCTAGTTATATTGTTTACATTTTCGATTCTGGGCGCTCTCAAGGTCTTTGACCCGACTCAACTAATCATCCATTCCAGCGGAACGTTGGCAATGTGGATCTACTGTATCGGAATTTTCATTTGGAATCGTTTTGGAGAAGTTCCGAAATGGGTACATAAGACTTCGGTAATATTTGATTCGATCATTTTGAGTTCCACTTTGATTTTTGACGCGATGATTTCTCCTCAGGTCGCTTCAGGCGTAATGAAGAATGTGATTCTCTTCTTTATCTATTTTTATATCAATATTTATGCCGGACTTCTGGGTGAAAAAAAATTCGTAATCTTGGTTGGATTTCTCGGTGCGTTAGGATCAACGATTGCTTTAACTGTCGCAGTATTATTCGGCGTAGAATTATCCGAGGATCCAAATCTTGCCAACAAACCGGGTATGTTAACCACCAGCGTGGAAATGATCAAGATTGTATTTGTCTTTGTGGCGGGAATTATTCTTTCCCAGCTCATGAATCTTTTTATGAAACTCGCGGACCAAGCAGTAAAACTTTCGGAAGAAAGTCGTGGATTCTTAGCGAGATTGGAATCAAATCAAAAAGCGATTCATATCTCGGCGGAAAGTCTCGAGAATTCGATCCAAAACTTTGCGGAATTTATTAATACGACCGGAGAAAAAATGGAATCGCAGGCGGCTTCGTTGGAAGAAGTCAATGCCGTAATCGAAGAACTATCCGCCGCTTCCCAAAGCACTTCCGGTTCGATCGAAACGCAAAATCGGAGTTTGGTGGATCTCAATCAAAAGTCCAAAAATCTCGGTGAGATTATCGAAAGTATCGCGCAATTTTCCAAGGATCTCGGTTCTTATGCGAACGAGAACAAAGTCGATATGGATAACGTGTCCGAGGCCGCGGGAAAAACGACACACTTCCTAAAAAACATAGCAAATTCGTTTAACAAAGTCGATGAGATCAATCAGATCATGGGTGAAATTGCGGATAAGACCAACTTACTGGCGCTAAACGCTTCGATCGAAGCCGCTCGAGCCGGAGCCGCAGGAAGAGGTTTTGCCGTTGTTGCAAACGAAGTAAGCAAACTCGCTGAATTCACTTCTGAGAATGCAAAAAATATTTCGGAGATCGTAAAACAATCCAGAGAATTTATCGGAGAAGCGAATAAGGCATCGAACGATACGGGGGATTTGACGAACCGCCAAAAACAAAAAATATCGGAGACTGTGAGCCGAATCGAAGAGATGGGTAAACTCTATCAGGAGCAAAGAAGAATCATACAAGACTTTGTGTCCGAAGTAGAACGTATCAAACAACTCTCAGGTGAAATTTTCGAATCCACAAAAGAACAGATGGTTGGTCAGGAGGAAATGGTAAAAACCATGGTTCACCTGGAAAAGGAAATCAATCAAATCAATCAAGAATCAGGTAAACTTCAAATCGAAGTGGAAAAGATCCGGACTCAATCTCTGGAATTAAAAAATCTGAGCACTGCATAA
- the mtnP gene encoding S-methyl-5'-thioadenosine phosphorylase produces MPHHVKAAIIGGTGLYSLDGMELIEEIYPDTPWGKPSDKIKIGNYKGKLIAFLPRHGVGHFLLPPEVPNHANICALKQLGVEEIIAFSSVGSLREEIKPLDFVLPSQVIDRTRLRNATYFGNGVVAHAPFAEPFSSNLSERIEATAKKIGLAIHTNKTLVCMEGPLFSTKAESHLYRSWGADIINMTVLPEAKLAREAEIAYQMICMSTDYDCWREGEESVTLEMVIANLTKNAETAKKLLAELIDVIGNGDDLSLKNSTKYSIITAPEKRNPETVKKLKVLFPEYF; encoded by the coding sequence ATGCCTCATCATGTAAAAGCGGCCATCATCGGAGGAACGGGACTTTATAGTCTCGACGGAATGGAATTGATCGAAGAGATTTATCCCGATACTCCTTGGGGAAAACCTTCCGATAAAATCAAAATCGGTAACTATAAAGGAAAGCTCATCGCATTCTTACCTAGACACGGAGTCGGACATTTTTTGTTGCCCCCCGAAGTGCCGAATCACGCGAATATCTGCGCACTCAAACAGCTCGGTGTTGAGGAAATCATCGCTTTTAGTTCTGTTGGGAGTTTAAGAGAAGAAATCAAACCTCTCGACTTCGTATTGCCGTCGCAAGTAATCGATCGTACTCGTCTGCGAAACGCGACGTATTTTGGAAACGGAGTTGTCGCGCACGCACCGTTTGCAGAACCGTTTTCATCCAACCTGAGCGAACGTATCGAAGCGACTGCAAAGAAAATCGGTTTGGCGATTCATACGAACAAAACCCTCGTTTGTATGGAGGGTCCTTTATTTTCCACAAAGGCGGAATCTCATCTTTATCGTTCTTGGGGTGCGGACATTATCAATATGACCGTTCTTCCCGAGGCAAAACTTGCGAGAGAAGCGGAGATTGCCTATCAGATGATCTGTATGTCCACAGATTACGATTGTTGGAGAGAAGGGGAAGAGTCTGTAACGTTGGAAATGGTGATCGCAAATCTCACGAAAAACGCCGAGACCGCAAAAAAGTTACTCGCAGAACTTATAGATGTTATCGGAAACGGAGACGATCTAAGTTTGAAAAACAGCACGAAATATTCCATCATTACTGCTCCGGAAAAAAGAAATCCGGAAACTGTGAAAAAACTAAAGGTTCTTTTTCCCGAATATTTCTAA